From Pseudanabaena sp. PCC 6802, one genomic window encodes:
- the pipX gene encoding transcriptional coactivator PipX codes for MSETYLNHPTFGLLSRVCTIDEYRSLFTTLYAQRLFFLIVTGPGGVQFEPVTRADARLLVENRLRAVRRTGTLDEQNYLQAVYKRTFL; via the coding sequence ATGTCAGAAACTTACCTTAACCATCCTACTTTTGGCTTGCTCTCGCGTGTCTGCACGATCGATGAGTACCGCAGTCTATTCACTACTCTTTACGCCCAGCGGCTGTTTTTCCTGATCGTAACTGGCCCTGGTGGCGTGCAATTTGAACCCGTTACCCGCGCCGATGCCAGACTATTAGTGGAAAACCGCTTGAGAGCGGTGCGCCGTACTGGTACGTTAGACGAACAAAATTATTTGCAGGCTGTTTACAAGCGCACTTTTCTATGA
- a CDS encoding pentapeptide repeat-containing protein — protein MQLRILAPIALLSLTIASTAHAENLQHLSRAMSSGECQKCDLSGSGLVLANLKGVDLTGSDLTDANLSRANLFGAKLAKTNLSRASLLGADLRGADLSGANLSAADLNGADLTGANLTGTNLNGADLRKATLTNANFQNADFTNAYFRGAIDIPAAAVRSEEFYAWGVEEARRGNHRGAIEQFNQSLGVDGKFAYSYIGRAISRKQLGDLQGAIDDSKLAETFFQEQKNEEGVKVAKDLTKALQTPPDSGGSDFLGSVINMAGSLLLKIFLH, from the coding sequence ATGCAATTGCGAATCCTTGCTCCGATCGCGCTGTTATCCTTGACAATCGCTAGTACGGCGCATGCTGAGAATCTTCAGCATCTCAGCCGCGCCATGTCATCAGGAGAGTGCCAAAAATGCGATCTCTCTGGATCTGGTTTGGTGCTGGCGAACCTCAAGGGGGTCGATCTGACTGGCTCAGATCTGACTGACGCTAACCTCAGTCGTGCCAATCTCTTTGGAGCCAAGCTCGCCAAAACTAATCTCAGCAGAGCGTCTTTGCTAGGAGCCGACCTCAGAGGAGCCGACCTCAGTGGGGCTAATCTTAGCGCGGCTGACCTGAATGGAGCCGACCTCACAGGTGCAAATCTGACCGGTACAAATTTGAACGGTGCCGATCTTCGCAAGGCCACTTTGACCAATGCCAACTTTCAGAATGCCGACTTTACGAATGCTTATTTCCGTGGCGCGATCGATATTCCTGCAGCGGCAGTGAGATCCGAAGAATTTTATGCTTGGGGTGTAGAAGAGGCTCGTCGAGGAAATCATCGCGGCGCGATCGAGCAGTTCAATCAATCATTAGGTGTAGATGGGAAATTTGCCTATTCCTATATAGGACGTGCCATTTCGCGCAAGCAACTAGGCGACCTGCAAGGGGCGATCGACGATTCCAAATTAGCTGAAACATTTTTCCAAGAGCAAAAAAATGAAGAAGGCGTTAAAGTAGCAAAAGATTTGACTAAAGCACTGCAAACACCACCTGATAGTGGCGGATCGGATTTTTTGGGCAGCGTTATTAACATGGCTGGCTCGTTATTGCTCAAGATATTCCTGCACTAG
- the ispE gene encoding 4-(cytidine 5'-diphospho)-2-C-methyl-D-erythritol kinase — protein MTSSLSLRAPAKINLYLEIRGNRPDGYHELVMVLQSIGLCDFVHLHAHTNDSVQISCNNPQVPTDGTNLAVRAALLLQQKYPGHGGVDIAIDKHIPMGAGLAGGSTNAAAVLVGLDRLWDLGLTLPELQELAAQLGSDVPFCISGGTALAVGRGEVLSPLPDLDRMALVICKHRQISISTIWAYQTFRAENLLSTSPVKDQHYSSQMLAAIAANEDANYVRIGRLLYNDLERVVLPAYPQIAELKALLQQDSFGALMSGSGSTVFAIAQDRSHAERLEALVASTYEDVDVWVTDTSVSGIEAI, from the coding sequence ATGACCTCCAGTCTGTCTCTGAGAGCACCTGCTAAAATCAACCTCTACCTGGAAATTAGAGGCAATCGCCCGGATGGCTACCATGAGTTGGTGATGGTATTACAAAGTATTGGCTTGTGCGACTTCGTGCATTTGCATGCCCATACCAACGACTCGGTGCAAATAAGTTGTAACAATCCCCAAGTACCAACAGATGGGACTAACTTAGCGGTACGAGCAGCTTTACTACTGCAACAAAAGTACCCTGGGCATGGTGGCGTTGACATAGCAATTGATAAGCACATTCCTATGGGAGCAGGTTTGGCAGGCGGATCGACTAATGCCGCCGCCGTCCTGGTGGGGTTAGATCGCCTGTGGGATTTGGGTCTGACCCTGCCCGAACTTCAGGAATTAGCAGCACAGTTGGGTTCCGACGTTCCGTTTTGTATTAGCGGCGGTACCGCGCTGGCAGTTGGTAGAGGGGAAGTACTGTCCCCCTTACCAGATCTAGATCGCATGGCGTTGGTAATCTGCAAGCACCGTCAAATATCTATTTCCACCATCTGGGCATATCAAACGTTCCGTGCCGAGAATTTACTCTCGACTAGCCCTGTTAAAGACCAGCACTACTCCAGTCAGATGCTAGCGGCGATCGCTGCCAATGAGGATGCTAACTACGTACGGATTGGGCGGTTGCTCTACAACGATTTAGAAAGAGTAGTTTTGCCCGCCTATCCTCAAATTGCGGAACTAAAAGCATTACTGCAACAGGATAGCTTTGGGGCGTTGATGTCCGGCTCTGGTTCCACTGTATTTGCGATCGCTCAAGATCGCTCCCATGCCGAACGCCTTGAAGCTTTAGTTGCCTCAACCTATGAGGATGTCGATGTATGGGTAACAGATACATCTGTGAGCGGAATTGAAGCAATTTAA
- the sppA gene encoding signal peptide peptidase SppA, whose amino-acid sequence MIWPFSRKKKSIARIEITGAIASSARNRILEALEFIKQKRFPALVLRIDSPGGTVGDSQEIYNALQKAREKLKIVASFGNISASGGVYIGMGAEKIVANPGTITGSIGVILRGNNLERLLDKVGVSFKVIKSGPYKDILSFDRPMTDEEKHILQSLIDSSYSQFVQTVAEGRNLSPEAVRAFADGRVFTGEQALELGLVDRLGTEDDARRLAAELAGLDPEQAKFYTIKPPKTLASRLLPAGDALMSRMQFELETNGVPLWMWR is encoded by the coding sequence ATGATCTGGCCGTTCAGTCGTAAAAAAAAGTCTATTGCCCGTATTGAAATTACTGGAGCGATCGCCTCGTCAGCCCGCAACCGTATCTTGGAAGCCTTAGAATTCATTAAGCAAAAACGATTCCCCGCTTTGGTACTGCGGATTGATAGCCCTGGTGGCACTGTGGGAGATTCTCAGGAAATTTACAACGCGCTCCAAAAAGCAAGAGAGAAGCTAAAAATTGTAGCTAGTTTTGGTAATATTTCTGCCTCTGGTGGCGTTTACATCGGCATGGGAGCCGAAAAAATTGTGGCTAATCCCGGCACGATTACGGGCAGCATTGGCGTGATCTTGCGTGGTAATAATCTAGAACGCCTGCTAGATAAAGTCGGTGTCTCGTTTAAGGTAATTAAGTCTGGCCCATACAAGGATATTCTTTCCTTCGATCGCCCCATGACAGATGAAGAGAAGCACATCTTACAATCGCTGATTGACTCTAGCTACAGTCAATTCGTGCAGACTGTGGCTGAGGGGCGCAACCTCAGCCCTGAGGCAGTGCGAGCCTTTGCGGATGGCCGGGTGTTTACGGGCGAGCAAGCTCTCGAACTAGGACTGGTCGATCGCCTGGGTACAGAAGACGATGCCAGACGTTTGGCAGCGGAACTAGCGGGTTTAGATCCGGAACAAGCCAAGTTCTATACCATCAAGCCACCCAAAACTCTAGCCAGCCGCTTACTACCTGCTGGCGATGCTTTGATGAGCCGCATGCAATTTGAGTTAGAAACCAATGGCGTGCCTTTATGGATGTGGCGGTAA
- a CDS encoding S-layer homology domain-containing protein translates to MHISIRKLLQYAGHAFACLLLVVLAGCQNTGLGLSVESAVAPRSVESSNVSLPQDFPDIIPIYRPTILKDLQRSPLNNPTNVAARWSSKDSANLVVRFYRDRLAQNNWRMLLNPTESDRGTFLGQNRDLLVTVSIQPEADRTDILMQYVKSPQLLSSNASGNPTDPNSNSPSSSTTNPGIFSNPGLQIRSRSELPSQPFSGKFSDFDSVPAPLHAFIQDLTELGILQPKQGSQFEPNISVTRRQYVAWLVATNNRIYSNNPSRQIRLPQAAPDRPIFADVPVKDPDFSAIQALVNAGLISASPDPAKNLFKPDDPLTRETLVLWKVPLDLRRPLPTATVEAVKQAWGFQDSDRISPDALRAVLADFASGDLSNIRRSFGYTIVFQPQKPVTRAEAAAALWYFGTLTDGLSAQRVLQQERAAAKTPESQSSDRTVNSPSPQPSVTNSPSPSPGI, encoded by the coding sequence ATGCATATATCGATTAGAAAGTTATTGCAATATGCGGGGCATGCCTTCGCTTGTTTGCTCCTAGTGGTTCTTGCAGGTTGCCAAAATACCGGCTTGGGTTTGTCTGTAGAGAGTGCCGTTGCCCCTAGATCGGTTGAGTCTAGTAATGTTTCTCTGCCGCAGGATTTTCCCGATATTATCCCGATTTATCGCCCCACTATCCTCAAGGATTTGCAGCGATCGCCGCTGAACAATCCTACGAATGTCGCGGCGCGCTGGTCTAGCAAAGATAGTGCCAATCTGGTGGTGCGGTTTTACCGCGATCGCCTAGCGCAAAATAACTGGCGCATGTTGCTCAACCCCACCGAGAGCGATCGCGGCACTTTCTTAGGGCAAAATCGCGATCTGCTAGTGACGGTTTCGATCCAACCCGAAGCCGATCGAACTGATATTTTGATGCAGTATGTAAAGTCGCCTCAACTACTTAGCAGTAATGCCTCTGGCAATCCCACCGATCCTAATTCAAATTCTCCGTCATCCAGCACGACAAATCCTGGTATCTTTAGCAATCCTGGGTTGCAAATAAGATCGCGCTCCGAACTTCCATCACAGCCGTTTTCAGGTAAATTCAGCGATTTTGATAGCGTTCCTGCCCCTTTGCATGCTTTTATTCAGGATTTAACTGAACTGGGTATTCTCCAACCAAAACAAGGGAGCCAGTTTGAACCTAATATATCGGTCACCCGTCGCCAGTACGTCGCCTGGTTAGTTGCGACCAATAACCGCATCTACAGCAATAATCCCAGTCGCCAGATCCGCCTACCTCAGGCAGCACCCGATCGACCGATCTTTGCTGACGTTCCGGTTAAAGATCCGGACTTTAGTGCGATTCAAGCGCTGGTCAACGCTGGCTTAATTAGCGCCAGTCCCGATCCGGCCAAGAACCTGTTTAAACCTGACGACCCTCTGACCCGCGAGACCTTAGTTTTATGGAAAGTACCGCTCGATTTACGCCGCCCTTTGCCTACGGCAACCGTCGAAGCAGTCAAGCAAGCTTGGGGGTTTCAAGACAGCGATCGCATTTCTCCTGATGCATTAAGAGCAGTTCTGGCTGACTTTGCCTCGGGCGATCTCTCCAATATTCGACGTAGTTTTGGCTATACGATCGTGTTTCAACCCCAGAAACCAGTAACCCGTGCGGAAGCAGCGGCAGCATTATGGTATTTTGGTACTCTCACCGACGGACTGTCAGCCCAAAGAGTATTGCAGCAGGAACGTGCGGCAGCGAAAACACCGGAATCTCAGTCTAGCGATCGCACCGTCAACTCCCCTAGCCCTCAACCCTCAGTTACCAACTCGCCCAGTCCTAGCCCAGGCATTTAA
- a CDS encoding shikimate kinase, which produces MACLYGCGGNLMLDGTNVFLIGMMGAGKSTVGKFLAQRLQYHFFDTDDLVERSTGRRIPEIFANAGEAAFREIEHQVLAEVSAYTRLVVATGGGIVLSQMNWSYLRHGIVVWLDVPVDVLHQRLSQSDVKRPLLNAPDPKAVLTEIYTKRRDRYAQADIHLAVTAIDQPQTVCDRLIALMGEAIEPDRLKRPKTT; this is translated from the coding sequence ATGGCGTGCCTTTATGGATGTGGCGGTAACTTGATGCTGGACGGGACTAATGTATTTTTAATTGGCATGATGGGGGCGGGCAAAAGCACTGTAGGGAAATTCCTCGCCCAGCGCCTGCAATATCATTTTTTTGACACTGATGACCTGGTGGAGCGTTCGACGGGACGGCGGATTCCTGAAATTTTTGCCAATGCGGGAGAAGCAGCATTCCGCGAGATCGAGCATCAGGTTCTGGCGGAGGTGTCTGCTTACACGCGCCTGGTAGTAGCTACAGGTGGGGGCATCGTCTTGAGTCAGATGAACTGGTCGTACCTGCGACATGGCATTGTGGTGTGGCTCGATGTCCCCGTAGACGTGTTGCATCAAAGACTATCGCAGAGCGATGTGAAGCGTCCGTTGCTGAATGCGCCAGACCCCAAAGCAGTACTAACAGAGATCTACACCAAGCGGCGCGATCGCTACGCTCAGGCAGATATTCATTTAGCTGTAACTGCAATCGACCAGCCGCAGACAGTATGCGATCGCCTTATTGCCTTAATGGGCGAAGCGATCGAGCCAGATCGCCTCAAACGACCGAAAACCACATAG